One window of the Eucalyptus grandis isolate ANBG69807.140 chromosome 8, ASM1654582v1, whole genome shotgun sequence genome contains the following:
- the LOC104457035 gene encoding uncharacterized protein At4g00950: MSSESEKEDQRRSTPKLSLLSLPNHRRDPSDMPDPPLQTTISVPFEWEEVPGKPKRASDQAKPSAVAGPPCLEPPPRLWDEGRFTNTPSPSSVLDGPYMGRRSGHTFSFRKIGGSFRSPEKRSKGEGKERTSIFGSMRWGILREKIDDVEDISGFSSSFRGARSGDSDGDSIGAGAGTDCFSHADTRRRRGGFVGLSQSKSHLWATLCENFKQVVPWRRKQDNYERV, translated from the exons ATGAGTTCAGAGTCCGAGAAAGAGGATCAACGGAGATCTACTCCGAAACTCTCCTTACTATCGCTTCCGAACCACCGGCGAGATCCATCGGACATGCCCGACCCGCCGCTCCAAACCACGATCTCCGTACCGTTCGAGTGGGAGGAAGTGCCGGGGAAGCCTAAACGGGCCAGTGACCAGGCCAAGCCCAGCGCGGTGGCGGGCCCGCCGTGTCTTGAGCCGCCTCCGAGGCTGTGGGACGAGGGCAGGTTTACCAATACGCCGTCCCCTTCAAGTGTGCTCGATGGGCCTTACATGGGTCGGCGCTCGGGTCATACATTCTCGTTCCGGAAGATAGGAGGGTCTTTCCGGAGCCCGGAGAAGAGGAGCAAGGGAGAGGGGAAGGAGAGGACGTCGATTTTCGGGTCGATGAGGTGGGGGATACTAAGGGAGAAAATAGACGACGTGGAGGATATTTCTGGGTTTTCATCCTCATTCCGTGGAGCTAGAAGCGGCGACAGCGACGGCGACAGCATCGGCGCCGGTGCCGGCACAGATTGTTTTTCACATGCCGAcacaaggaggaggagagggggcTTCGTAGGTCTATCTCAATCGAAGTCACATTTGTGG GCAACGCTTTGTGAAAACTTTAAGCAAGTGGTTCCATGGAGGCGAAAGCAAGACAATTATGAGAGAGTGTAA